Genomic DNA from Halomonas sp. BDJS001:
GTGAAGCGGGTGACTATTTCACCATGATGCGCCACAACGTTGAGCTGTTGCGCGAAACATTGGCAACTGAGTAAACGATCATGGCAACGACTTTTGGCGGCACCCCGGTGGCGATTAATATCAAAGGACTCTACGCAGCCTATCAGCGCCAGCCCGTCTTGGAAGACATTAATTTGCAGTTCCCAGCGGGTAAATGGACGGCCATTGTGGGGCCGAATGGTGCGGGTAAATCGACGCTTTTTCATGTCCTTACCGGTAGCATGAAAGCGCTGCGGGGGAGTGTGCAGGCGTTTAATGAGCCGATTGCGACTCACCGGAAAGCGGGTCACATTGCCTACATGGCTCAGCGGGAAGCGATTGAGTGGGATTTTCCTGTCTCCGTATGGGAGACCGTTATGGGCGGCCGCTACGGGCATATGCGCAGTGATCCGCTGTGGCGGCGCTTGTTGCCTTCGCGCTGGTACCATTCCCGTCATGTTGAGGCTGTGCGTGAGGCGTTGCTGGCAGTCGATATGCTGGCACTGGCGGAGCGTCCCATTGGTGCGCTCTCAGGCGGGCAGAAAAAGCGCGTATTACTGGCCCGTACGCTCGCCCAGCAGGCCAACATTTTACTCCTCGATGAGCCTCTGGCGGGCGTAGACCCGCCCAGTGAGCGTTTGATTTTAGGCGTACTCGCCCGAGAGCGGGAGGCAGGGCGTACGGTTATAATGGTGACTCACGATATGCCCGGTGCCCGTCGGCATGTTGACCATGTGGTGCTGATAAACCGCTTTATCCGTGGGGTAGGGTCGCCTGATGAAATGCTCAGTGATGCCAAATTGGCTGAACTGGCGGTGAGCTCTATCGAACAGTCGGCTAACGATGTGCGCGTCGCTGAATCAACTTCCTTTATGGCAGCCCAGGGGTAAGTAAAGTGGCAGAACTAATGACGGCATTGAGTCTGTTTGGCGATACCCTGGTGAGTGGGCTTATCGCTGCGCTGATGCTCATTGTCAATCTATTACCCGATGGCATCTCAGACGCCTTTCAATACGCCTTTATGCAGCGTGCCTTATTAACCTCGGTGTTGGTGGGCGCTATTTGTGGCATTTTATCCTGCTATGTGGTGCTGAAACGC
This window encodes:
- a CDS encoding metal ABC transporter ATP-binding protein; this translates as MATTFGGTPVAINIKGLYAAYQRQPVLEDINLQFPAGKWTAIVGPNGAGKSTLFHVLTGSMKALRGSVQAFNEPIATHRKAGHIAYMAQREAIEWDFPVSVWETVMGGRYGHMRSDPLWRRLLPSRWYHSRHVEAVREALLAVDMLALAERPIGALSGGQKKRVLLARTLAQQANILLLDEPLAGVDPPSERLILGVLAREREAGRTVIMVTHDMPGARRHVDHVVLINRFIRGVGSPDEMLSDAKLAELAVSSIEQSANDVRVAESTSFMAAQG